A part of Cataglyphis hispanica isolate Lineage 1 chromosome 7, ULB_Chis1_1.0, whole genome shotgun sequence genomic DNA contains:
- the LOC126850839 gene encoding hyaluronidase-like isoform X1 — MMLLSQYLLISTFATIATANFFGYLVFLPSLGATTPEAGNPQQFDVYWNVPSFLCHKYGVKFEDLKNFGIRQNANDKFRGEEIAILYDPGMFPALLTDKNGIVKKRNGGVPQEGDLNKHLEIFRKHLIQQIPDESFNGVGVIDFESWRPIFRQNWASLEPYKSLSIKLEREKHPIWSDAAIKKEAKRRFEKYGRIFMEETLKTAKKLRPNATLGYYGYPHCFNHTPGQRDAHCNRQTMVENDEISWLFTLEDVHMPSLYLRQEIKKVDRVGFVKGRVSEALRIAEKNSRKQRVLPYHWFKYQDHRDNFLTKEDTKNTINIIANLGADGIIIWGSSEDTNSEEKCKDLQQYVKDVLGPAIKRIKQQ; from the exons ATGATGCTACTGAGTCAATATTTACTCATCTCTACTTTCGCGACCATCGCGACCGCCAATTTTTTCGG TTACCTCGTGTTTCTACCCAGTCTAGGCGCAACGACCCCCGAGGCAGGCAACCCGCAACAATTTGACGTTTACTGGAACGTGCCCAGCTTTCTATGCCATAAATACGGCGTAAAATTCGAGGATCTCAAGAATTTCGGAATTCGTCAAAATGCGAATGACAAATTTCGCGGTGAAGAAATCGCGATTCTTTATGATCCTGGAATGTTTCCGGCGCTGCTGACTGataaaaatg GAattgtaaagaaaagaaacggcGGCGTTCCACAAGAGGGTGATTTGAACAAACATCTTGAGATATTCCGGAAGCATTTGATCCAGCAAATCCCTGATGAGTCATTCAACGGCGTCGGTGTGATAGACTTTGAGAGCTGGCGACCGATCTTTCGGCAAAATTGGGCCTCCCTCGAACCGTACAAGTCCCTGTCTATAAAATTGGAACGTGAAAAGCATCCCATTTGGAGTGACGCGGCCATCAAGAAGGAAGCGAAGCGTCGCTTCGAGAAGTACGGTAGGATATTTATGGAAGAAACCCTAAAGACAGCGAAGAAGCTTCGACCTAACGCCACCTTGGGTTACTATGGTTATCCGCATTGCTTCAATCATACTCCTGGCCAACGTGATGCACATTGCAATCGTCAGACAATGGTGGAAAACGACGA aatATCTTGGCTCTTCACACTCGAGGACGTGCACATGCCTTCCTTGTACTTAAGGCAGGAGATCAAGAAGGTAGACCGGGTGGGCTTCGTGAAAGGCAGAGTGTCGGAGGCATTGCGAATAGCGGAGAAGAATTCTCGCAAACAACGAGTTCTTCCCTATCACTGGTTTAAGTATCAAGATCACAGAGATAACTTTCTTACTAAA GAAGATACAAAGAACACAATCAACATAATCGCCAATCTCGGTGCTGACGGCATAATTATTTGGGGCAGTTCCGAAGATACAAACTCGGAGGAGAAGTGCAAGGATCTACAGCAATACGTGAAAGACGTTTTAGGACCGGCGATAAAACGAATCAAGCAACAATAG
- the LOC126850839 gene encoding hyaluronidase-like isoform X2 — protein sequence MMLLSQYLLISTFATIATANFFGLGATTPEAGNPQQFDVYWNVPSFLCHKYGVKFEDLKNFGIRQNANDKFRGEEIAILYDPGMFPALLTDKNGIVKKRNGGVPQEGDLNKHLEIFRKHLIQQIPDESFNGVGVIDFESWRPIFRQNWASLEPYKSLSIKLEREKHPIWSDAAIKKEAKRRFEKYGRIFMEETLKTAKKLRPNATLGYYGYPHCFNHTPGQRDAHCNRQTMVENDEISWLFTLEDVHMPSLYLRQEIKKVDRVGFVKGRVSEALRIAEKNSRKQRVLPYHWFKYQDHRDNFLTKEDTKNTINIIANLGADGIIIWGSSEDTNSEEKCKDLQQYVKDVLGPAIKRIKQQ from the exons ATGATGCTACTGAGTCAATATTTACTCATCTCTACTTTCGCGACCATCGCGACCGCCAATTTTTTCGG TCTAGGCGCAACGACCCCCGAGGCAGGCAACCCGCAACAATTTGACGTTTACTGGAACGTGCCCAGCTTTCTATGCCATAAATACGGCGTAAAATTCGAGGATCTCAAGAATTTCGGAATTCGTCAAAATGCGAATGACAAATTTCGCGGTGAAGAAATCGCGATTCTTTATGATCCTGGAATGTTTCCGGCGCTGCTGACTGataaaaatg GAattgtaaagaaaagaaacggcGGCGTTCCACAAGAGGGTGATTTGAACAAACATCTTGAGATATTCCGGAAGCATTTGATCCAGCAAATCCCTGATGAGTCATTCAACGGCGTCGGTGTGATAGACTTTGAGAGCTGGCGACCGATCTTTCGGCAAAATTGGGCCTCCCTCGAACCGTACAAGTCCCTGTCTATAAAATTGGAACGTGAAAAGCATCCCATTTGGAGTGACGCGGCCATCAAGAAGGAAGCGAAGCGTCGCTTCGAGAAGTACGGTAGGATATTTATGGAAGAAACCCTAAAGACAGCGAAGAAGCTTCGACCTAACGCCACCTTGGGTTACTATGGTTATCCGCATTGCTTCAATCATACTCCTGGCCAACGTGATGCACATTGCAATCGTCAGACAATGGTGGAAAACGACGA aatATCTTGGCTCTTCACACTCGAGGACGTGCACATGCCTTCCTTGTACTTAAGGCAGGAGATCAAGAAGGTAGACCGGGTGGGCTTCGTGAAAGGCAGAGTGTCGGAGGCATTGCGAATAGCGGAGAAGAATTCTCGCAAACAACGAGTTCTTCCCTATCACTGGTTTAAGTATCAAGATCACAGAGATAACTTTCTTACTAAA GAAGATACAAAGAACACAATCAACATAATCGCCAATCTCGGTGCTGACGGCATAATTATTTGGGGCAGTTCCGAAGATACAAACTCGGAGGAGAAGTGCAAGGATCTACAGCAATACGTGAAAGACGTTTTAGGACCGGCGATAAAACGAATCAAGCAACAATAG